DNA sequence from the Pseudodesulfovibrio senegalensis genome:
TCCCAAAAGCCGATGCCCGCCCCGCCGAGCGGGTCCACGCCGATCTTCAGCCCCTGTGCGGCTATCGCGGGCATGTCCAGCACGTTTTTCAGGTCGTGGACGTAAGGCAGCACGTAATCGTGTTCCTGCACGCAGTCCGCCTTGAGCGCGCGTGCATGGGGTATGCGTTTCACGGAACCGAGTCCGGTCGCGAGCAGTTGGTTGGCGCGTTTCTGGATGATGCCGGTCACGTCGGAGTCGGCTGGTCCGCCGTGGGGCGGATTGTACTTGAATCCGCCGTCGCGCGGGGGATTGTGCGATGGCGTGATGACCACGCCGTCCGCCGTGGACGCGTTGTCCCGGTTCCAGGTCAGGATGGCGTGGGAAATCACCGGGGTGGGCGTGAAACCGCCTCCCTGCTGCACGCGCGTGTGAACGCCGTTGGCGGCAAGGACTTCCAGCGCCGTGCACAGTGCCGGCTCGGACAGGGCATGGGTGTCCTTGCCCATGAACAGGGGGCCGTCAATGCCCTTGGCTGCCCGGTACTCGCAGATGGCCTGTGCAATGGCTGCGATATGGGCTTCGTTGAAACTGCAATCCATGGAACTGCCCCGGTGGCCGGACGTGCCGAAGCTGACCTGCTGGGCCGGGTCGTGCGCATCGGGTTCGTTCAGGTAATAGGCGGCAACAAGTCGGGGAATGTCCGTAAGCAGCCGTTGCGGGGCCGGTTTTCCGGCCAGTTCGTGCAGTGCCATGCAAGCCTCCGGGGCATTGAAAATACGATATTACGGTCCGTTGCCGAGTATGGCGTAATCCATGGAGTCCGGCAAGTGGTGCAAGAACATTATCAGTCGGGAGAATCCGCCGCGCCCATGCTTTCCAGCCGCCGGATGCGTTGCAGCACGGGCGGATGCCCGTGGCCGAGCCAGACCGTGAGCGGATGAGGCGTGAGATTGGAGAGGCTGTCCACGGACAGCCGTTTCAGGGCCCGGGCCAGCGCGTGCGGATCGCCCGTTGTCTGTGCGGCAAAGGCGTCGGCCTGAAATTCGTGTTTGCGGCTCATGGCGTTTGCCGCCAGCGACAGGCACAGGGATACGGGCGTGTAGAGCAGGGCAAGGAATACCAGCCCGGCGTGGTGGCTCACATGCTGCATGCCGAAAGCGTCGAACAGGGCGTGATTGTCCAGAAACAGGCTCATGAAATAGAACAGCAGCCCTGTCTGGAGGATGGAGGCCAACAGCCGTTTCTTGATGTGCCCGAGTTTTGCGTGGCCCACCTCATGGGCCAGCACCCCCACGATTTCATCGGTGTCGTGCCGTTTCATGAGCGTGTCGAACAGGGCGATGCGCCGGGTGCGGCCGAACCCCGTGAAAAAGGCGTTGGCCTTGGTGCTGCGCTTGGAACCGTCCATGACGAAGATGCCGCTCAGGGCGAAGTTCTGGCCGTGGGCGTATTGTTCGATGGCCGTGCGCAGTTCCCCGGATTCCAGCGGGGTGAATCGGTTGAAAATGGGCAGCAGCCATTGGGGGCCGATGTAGGTCAGCAGCAGGGAAAAGGCCACGGCAAAACCCCAGCACCACAGCCATGCCTGCTGTCCGGCCACGCGCAGGAACCATAGGATGGCGGTCAGCAGCACGCCGCCCAGCACGGCGCCCAGAACCAGCCCCTTGATCCTGTCCGCTACAAAGGTAGCCGCAGTTGTGGTATTGAATCCAAAGCGTTTTTCCAGAACAAAGGTGTGGTATATGTCCAGCGGCAGGTCGGTTATGGAAGAGAACAGCGCCAATGCGCCGCAAAAGGCCAGACCCGTGGCCAGCGGCCCCATGCCCAAGGAACGGACCGCGAGATCCAGGGCGTTGAAGCCGCCCAGCAGGATGAACCCCAGTACGAGCAGCAGGGAAACGGTTTCCGACACGTTCTGAAAGCGCATGTTGGCCCGCGCGTATTCCTGCGAGCGCGCATATTTTTTTGCATCGGTCATGTCCGCGAATTCCGGGGGCAGGTCCGGGGAAAGGGCTGCGGCGTTGAGCCTGCGGGCCGTGAGATGCAGCAGATATACGCCTATGAGCGAGGCGAGAATGACAGCAAGAAAGAGGTTCATGGCTGATGTCCGGTGATGATGGTTGCGCCCGTTTGGTGTTTCGCGGCGAACTTGTCGACCTGCTCAGGCAGGGGCATGTTGATGGAAATATACGCTATCCATTGGGCCGGCGGGCGTCAATCAAGGACGTTGTGGAGTCCGTGGGCGTTCCGCATACAGAGATTTACGGCGTGCTGGCGGACAATGAATCCGTGGGGTTCGATCATTTGCTGCTGCCCGGGAAGGTTGTGGAGCTTCTGTCGGCGGACATTGCTGCGGACAACGCCGCTGTCCCGGATGCCGCATGGCCTGTGGATGTGACTCGTGCCACGCTTTTGCGCCCCGAGCCGTTATCCGAACTGCGGTTCGTGGTGGACGAGAACGTGGCCCGGCTGGCCATGCTTTTGCGCGCCATGGGTTTTGACGCGGCCTATGACCGGGACTGGGACGATCCGTACATCGCGCGGATGGCGTTTGAGGAAGGCCGTTTCGTGCTCACTGCGGACCGCGCCTTGCTCAAAAGGTCCTGCATCGCCTGGGGACGTCTGGTGCGCAGCCGTGACCCTGACGGACAGCTGGCCGAGGTGACCACCTTTTTGGGTATCCGCCGTGCTCCGGCAATGTTCCGGCGCTGCCTGCGCTGCAACGTGGAAACCGTATCGGTGGAAAAGGCTGAAATATTGCATCTTTTGGAGCCGAAGACCATATTGTACCACAACGTTTTTCGCCGCTGCCCGCAATGCGGCCGCGTGTACTGGCCGGGAACGCACCAGCAGGAGTTTGCCCGGCGGCTTGCCGCTTTGGACATCCGCGCAGAGTAAAAGAGCCGTAATCCTGCGGCTTGCTTTTACATTCTTGATAAAATGGGTATACTTGGTTACCTTGTTTCAAGACCCTTCGTGAAGGGAGGGTGGGAGTTGCCATGAGTGTTAATGGGAAAACCATTCGTGAGGACATAGCGCGTGCCCGCGCCTATGCCGCCAAGAACGATTACCTGAAAACGCTTGCGTCCCTTGCGCGCGCCGTGAACGGCGTGACCGGGAGCAAGGTCTTTGGTCGTGAGAAATTCGAGGTTCAGGCCCTGCTGGAAGAAGCCATCAAGGACCTCAACGGCATGACCATGATTCGGAAGCTTTTTCCTAACGGACTCAGCTATGTGCGAGGAAAGGAAAAGCTTTTTTACCAGACCCTCAGGCGTTTGCACGACAAGCTCAAGGAAGCCATAGAAAAGTCCAAGGTGGCCCGCCAGCGCAAGCGTTTGGGCGTGTTGGACGACAACCTGCTCAAGGCGCAGGAACTCATCAGCAAGGGCGACCCTCTGGAGGCGCGCAAGATTTTTCGCAAGGCTTCCGAATACTATTCGGATATCGAGGGGATTGATTCCGACATCGGCAACCGGCTGCTTATGGGCGGACTGCCGGGAGAGGCCGTGGAATATTTCAAGCGCGGGCTGGAACGCAACGGTTCGGACCAGCGGGCACATGGCGGGCTGATCGCCGCGTTCGAGGCTCAGGGAGAACTGGACAAGGCCGCGGATGCGGTCAAGGACGCCATGCGGCGGTTGGGGGGAACCGAGAGCCTGATGCTCAAGCTGGCCAAGATCAGCCTTTCCCGCCGGGATTGGGCCGAGGCGCATCGTCAGGCTCAGGGAGTCCTGGAGCGCAATCCGCTCAATGCAGACGCCAAGAAGATCCTCAAACGCGTGGAACCAAAAATTTTCAATGCGGCCGGAAAGGTCTCCAAAGGCAAGGGCGGCGCCATCAAGCTCGATTTCTAGCCGTTTTGCCGACAGCAAATAGAAAGGCCCGCGTTCCGTAAGGAAACGCGGGCCTTTTTTTCCGACCGGGTCGCAACACCACCAGACAATGTGCCGGGACCGCCCCGGCATTTGATTTCTTCCCTTCGACAGGAAGCCGGTCGAAAAATATTATTCGTATATCAATGATCGTGTGCGGCTGTGGAGTGTTCCTCCGTGCGCCGTGAATACGTTTTTCCCCAAACCGACCAAGATGTCCAATATCTTTTTACATCATGATTGATATTTGTTAAGTATTGATCATGGAATTACGACACATTCGCTATTTTCTGGCCGTGGCCGAGGAGTTGCACTTTGGGCGTGCTGCCAAACGGCTGCATATCGCCCAGCCGCCTTTGAGCCAGCAGATACGGCAACTGGAAGAGGAAATGGAGGTCCGGCTTTTTGCGCGCACCAGCCGGAGCGTGAAGCTGACCCCGGAGGGAGAATTGTTTCTGGATGAGGCGCGCCGCCTGCTGGCCGGGCTGGACAGGGCCGTGGACAGGACCCGTGATCTGGCCAGGGGCAAGCATGGGCGTCTTGCCGTGGGCTTCATGGGGCCTGCGTCGCTCAGCCTTTTGCCTGAAGCGCTCCGCGTGTTCCGGCGCGAGAACCCGGACGTGCGGCTCGACCTGACCACGGCCGCCAGTCGCGATCAGTTGCGCATGCTGCGCAGTGGACGCATGGACGTTGCGTTCGTCCATGCGCAGGGGAGGGAGTTTGAAGAGTTCCCCTCGCGTCTGTTTCTGCGGGAACCGTATGTTCTGGTTGTACCGGACGGCCATTTCCTTGCGGGTCGCGCGTCTGTGGACATCCGGGAACTTCGCGACGAACCCATGATTTTTTATCCCCGTCATTTGCAGCCCCAGTTGTTCGACAGCTTCATCGCCAGCTTCCGCGAGGCAGGATTCAGTCCGAAAATCGTGCAGGAGTCCAATTCCGAACAGAGCACCATTGCGCTTGTTGCCACGGGGTTGGGTTGCGCCCTTGTGCCGGATTCGTCGCGGCGGGGCCATGGCAGGGATGTCTGCTTTGTACCTGTTCGTCAGGCCTTGCCGTCATGGGAAATCACCATGGTCTGGAACCGGGAGAGCGAGGGGCCGTTGCTGGACCGTTTTCTGAACGTGGTGGAAGTGTTTCGGCGTACCGACGTTGTCGCTCCCGATCACTGTTGAGGGGGGTGACGAACGTGGCCATTCCTTTTTTGGGGCGTGTGGCAAATGAAAAGGCCCGGATCAAGTGACCCGGGCCTTTTCGCGCATGTTTGGAATGAATCCGTTGGAAAAATATGTGTGGCTGTTCCCGGTCAGAAGCACAGGGGCACGAGCACGGCGAACGCGGCGACTCCCAGTGCGGCGCGTACGATGCCTCGCAGGGGAGCTTCCCTGGTTGGACGGTCCTGGCTGACGAAGCCGGCAGATTCCCGGATTTCCCTGCACATGTCGTGTTCAAGTTCAAATATGCTGTAAACCATGGTGGTCTCCTCCGTTTCTGGAGAGTTTGTTTGCCTTTGCGTGGTTCAACTATGGCTCCGCAGCGATTTGTGTCCAATATTGTTTTCATTGGTTTCTGATATGAAAACCGTATTACCAGTCATGTTTTGCTTCGGATTTATTATTTTCCACAGAGAAAAATACCGATTTGCATTCATTTTGTTGCGCGGTCGCGCGTTTCGGGCCTATGGTCAAAGTGTGAACGCAAGGATTGCGCCCACCATTCCGACCACCCCCGCCGTGGCGCGGATAATTGTTCCGGGTGCTGTTCTCCTTGGTGCATGGTGTTTGTAATGCGTTTGAATCATGCATAATTCATGATGCATTTGCCGCTCGACATCATAAGGATTGTGATGCATGACTTCCTCCCGACAGGTTGCGGTTGCCGGAAATTCCCATGGATTCCGGAATTTGCCTTCAGTATGGCTCGAAAAAAACGTGCGTCCAATATTATTTTGCGCAACGTGTGAGACGAAAACGATATCATGGAACTGAGACAGCTGAGATATTTCATTGCCGTGGCTGAGGAAATGCATTTTGGTCGTGCTGCGGAGCGCCTGCACATGGCACAGCCTCCGTTGAGCCAGCAGATCAAGAAGCTGGAGGAAGACCTTGGCGTGCGTCTGCTGGACCGCAACCGGCGCAAGGTGGAGTTGACCCGCGAGGGCATTCAGTTTCTGAGCGTTGCCCGCAACACGCTGGATGTGCTGGAAGCCGGTGCGGATCAGGTGCGGCGGATATCGCGCGGCGAGATCGGCAGGCTGCGTGTCGGGTTCATCAGTTCGGCCGCGCAGTCCCATTTTCCGGAAGCCATGGCCGAGTTCCGCAAACAGCACCCCGGAATTGTGCTCGATATCAAGGATGTGCATTCGCAGGACGTGATCGACGCGGTGCGCGACGGGCATCTGGACGCGGGCATTATCCAGTCCCGGGCCGAGGAAGGGTACAATTCATTGGAGTGGCTTACATTCCTGCTGGAGCCGTATATGCTGGCCGTGCGTGAGGACAATGCCTTGGCGCGCAGTGGCCGCATAGGCATCCGCGCCCTGGACCGGCAGCCGCTGATCATGCTGCCCCGCGAGCACTATCCGGCCACATGGGAAACGCTCAACGCCATGTTCGAATCCGCCAATATCCGCCCCCGCATCGTGCAGGAGGTGGACCCGCATCTGACCCGGCTGGCGTTGGTGGCCGCAGGCATGGGCGTGAGTTTTGTTCCGGCGCGCATGGCGCAGGTTTGCCCGCGCAGTGTGCGGCTGGTCTCCATGCACTGGAAGGAGCGCCGCCCCATGAGCGAGCTGCGGCTGATCTGGCGCAGGAACGACACGGCCGCAGGGCTGGACATGTTCATCAAGGTCATGCAGCGCTTTTGTCATCAGGGAGAGAGCTGCGCCATCTAGCTGGCTGGCGATAGAAACACGATGGCTTTGTTTGCCGCAAAATGCGCATTCCTTCGCGTATATGGGGTACGCGTCGGTCCTGCGCTTTTCTTGCGTCTTGCCCGCGCACTTTTTTCGTCAGCCTGTCGGGGGGAGTGACAATGGTTCAGGGGTATGTCTTTTGCGGGCGCAATAGCGGCAACGTGCCGCAAAGATAATCCCCGCGCACAGGAGTCGCACGGGGATTTCTTGTGCTGTCGGCGCGAGCTGTGAGCGCTCCTACTTCCAGTAGGGATGGCTCATGTCTTCGAATGCGGACATGGCAGCCACCGAGCCTTCACCGATTGCCGTGACGATCTGCTGCACTCCGCCCACGATGTCGCCGGCCGCATAGATGCGCGGGATGTTGGTGCGCATGGACGCATCCGCCTGCACGAATCCCTTGTCGGTCAGGGTCAGGCCGATCATTTTTGCCAGCTCGGTGTTCACATCCTGCCCTATGGCCACGAAAACCCCGTCCACGGGCAGTTCGGTCTCGGAATCGTCCCCGACGTTGCGCAGGGCCAGCGTGGTCACGTGCTTGCCGTCTCCACGGATTTCGTCCACCACCGTGTTCCACAAAACATGAACATCTTCCTGCTCCACGGAATCCCGAAGGTGCTGCTGGGCGCGGAATTCGTCGCGCCGATGGATGATGGTCACGTCCACGCCCAGGTTCTTGAGGTGCAGGGCATCGGTCAGGGCCGTGTTGCCGCCGCCAACGATGGCGACCTTCTTGCCTTTGAACAGGTAGCCGTCGCAGGTGGCGCAGTAGTTGACGCCTTTGCCGTAGTATTTGTCCTCGCCCGGCACGCCGAGACTGCGGTATGAGCCGCCCGTGGCCAATATCAGCCCCCGGGCCACATAGGTGCCCCGGTTCGTGAAGACCTCGATGTTCCGGCCGATTTTGATTTCATCGACTTGTTCGCCTTCCATGATGGTCACGTATTCGCGGGCGTGTTCGCTCATGATGTCCATGAGCTGCTTGCCCGGAACCGTGGTGAAGCCGGGATAGTTTTCCACCACCGGTGTCAGGGTCACCTGTCCGCCCACCACGGATTTTTCCAGCACAACGGTGCGCAGTCCGGCCCGTTCCGCGTAAATGCCTGCCGTGAGCCCGGCGGGGCCTGCCCCCACCACCACAAGGTCCACCTCCACGGCTGCATCAGCCGCATCATGTTGGTGGTCGCCCTGTTCGCGGCCCAATTCCCCGGCCAGTTCCTCGGCATCCTGGAGCGTTGCCAGCTCTACCACGAATCGTTCCTCGGGCATATAGCCGAGAATTTCATGGGAATCATTGATGATCGTATGCGGCACGGAACCCACGTCGTGTTGCATGGCCAATTCCTGATTTTCCGTGGTTTCCACGCAATGTGCGGAAACCGTGCCCGGCAGTTCCACCGCGCATTTGATGGCATTGATGACCTGCCCCGGACAATACGGGCAGGAGGGGTTCACAAATACGATTGCCTCGCGGTTTTCGTCCAGTTCCGCCAGCAGTTGTTTCGATTGCTTGGAAAGGCCGGATTCACCCATGCCCGCCAATACCACGGCCGTAACGAACGAGCGGCCTTCCTCGCCCATGGGCGCGCCGCGGAAGCGTATGTCGTAGCGGTCCGGGGCAATGAGTATGGTGGGCGAGAGGTCGACCTTGGCTTGGCGCGCCTCATCCGAGTCCATGGACAGGAATCGGGCGGTGACCTTGTCGGAGAGCCGGCCGATATCCCCCACGAACTTGTGCGCGAATTCGTTGAAGGGTTCATTTTCCCCGTCTTCGGTAAAGACGAGGATTTCAACGTTGTTGGTGAGCTTGCCGAAATGTTCGGCGAGTTGCTGACGCGATTCTTCGGGAATGAACCACTCTCGGTTCTCACTACTCGTATGGTCGGGCGCGGTCATGCGTCCTCCTTGGCGTGGTTGGTTCTCCTGCTTCGGGCAGGGGACGGAAGCCTACTTTCATAGGAGTATTATGCACGGGGTTTTTCGTGCGTCAAGCCGTGTGTACGTTTTTCGTCAGACCGATGCCCGTGGATTTTTCAGGGTCATGGGCATGAAGCGAATGCCGTTCTTTTCCTGCTCCGGCCCGCTTGCAAGGAATCCGAAGCGCTCGTACACGGCCACGGAATTTGGCGATGAATTTACCGTGATCTCGCGGGATTCGCCGCAGAGGACAAGGGCTTCGTCCAGCAGGGCGCGGCCAATGCCCTGCCGCTGTTCGTCCGGATCCACGAAAAAGAAGCAGATGTGTTTTTCTTCGCGCATCTCGATCATGCCTACGGTCTCGAAGTCCTTTTCGGCCACGAGCACGATATTGCCGTTTTCGCAGCGCGCGGCCATGGCTTCGGGTTGGGCGTGTTTCCTGAATTCCGCGATGCCGTCGCCCGAATACCCCGGAGCCACGGCCTGCATGAAGGATCGGTTCACCAGTTCGCACACGGCGTCCTCCTCGCCCGCGAACATGGTCCTGACTCGTATGTCGCTCATGATATGTGCCAGCCTGTTTTTTTTATGTCGTTTTTTTTGCCCATATCACAGGAAAGCGGCCAAGGTGAAGGGGGGGCAGGATCGGTTTCTGTGTTCTTTTTTACTGTTGACCACGGAAGGGGCGGTAAGTATCTATTTGTATATGGACAAGAAAAAACGCAAAGACGAAATCGTCGACAAACGGTTGGAGGCCGGGAACTATCGTCATGAGATAGCCATGCAGGTTCCCGAGGGGTCAACGCGTATATTTGAATACGGATTTGGCGACGGCTCGCTTTTGCTGGGGCTGGAACGGGATCGGGGCTGCCGGGAGATGTACGGGGTGGAGGTGAGCCCCCACGCCATCGCGCAGATGGACGGGCTTTTGGATGGAGCGTGGCTCATCGATCTGAATAAGCCAGACGCTTGGCTTGAAGAGGAATACGAGAATTTTTTCAACTACATTCTTGCCCCCATGTCGCTGGAACATACCTATGACCCCTGGTATGTTCTCAAGAAATTCAATAAGTACCTGGCCCATGGCGGAAAGGTCATTCTTCAGGTTCCCAATGCCCAGTCATGGACGTGCCTGTATCATGTCTTGACCGGAGATTTTCCATATGTTTCCGGCGGAACGTGGGATTACACCCATATCCGTTGGTATACGCTCAAGAGTCTTGTGGATATTGCTTTTGTCGCCGGGTTCAAGGTGGAAATGTACATACCCGAAATACCGAATAATGTGGATATTGCCCGTCTGCAGGAAAAAAGGGAGATGCATGTGTTGCGGCTTCCTCCTCCGGAGTTGGGGGAGATGGACCTAAAGCCTATAGACATTGCCATGCCCTACGACATTGGTGAAACCTATCCGCTCTTTCTGGCCACTTCCCTGATTGTGACACTCGTCAAGGACAGGACCCCGGAGGATTGCGCACCCACGCCCCGAGACTGCTATCTTGAGTCGTATCGGCTGATCACCCCGAATCCGCTTGCACACAATCCGCCGCTCATTGCTCATCCGATCGTACCCAGCGGTTTCCAGCGATCGCTCGAAAAGGCAAAGCGACTCCATGAGAAAATGGGTAAATCGTAGTTTTTTCTGTCGTTTCGGGCATCGCCCCGTATGTTCGCATAAACAAAAAAGGCCTGCATGTGCAGGCCTTTTTTGTTTATGGCGGAAGCGTATAGGAGTCGAACCTACCGGCGAGGGTTAGCCCGCCCACCGGGTTTGAAGCCCGGGCGCCACACCGGTGACGAAACGCTTCCCTGCAGGAGATGCAGGATAGCAGGAACAGACCATGATTTCAACAGAATGTGCGTGGCCAACAGGCTCTTCAGCCTGTCTGTGCGCGTGTGAAAAAATCATTGTAACGCGCTATACTTTTTTTCGCAGCGTGGTATGTTGATTGTCTGAATGCATGTGATCGCCCCTGCCGATGGGCGGCTGGGCACGGAAAAAGAGAGGTTCGCGCATGAAAGGGACTGTTCGTTTCAGGGGATTGAGTGTGGTGGCGGCGTTGTTGATGTGCCTGTGCATTTGTGCGGTTGCCGTGGGCGCGGACGACATGGGCGAGGGCGTTCGGCAAGCATGTTCCAGTTGCCATGGGACCAAGCGCATATGCCGCATGCTGGGCGTCAAGGATGATGCCGGGTGGGAAAAGACCGTGCGCCGCATGGTGGCCAACGGAGCCGAACTTTCGCCGGACAGCGCCGGCCCGGTTGCCCAGTATCTGAGCGGGCTTGCACCGGGTTCCGCACCCTTGTGCCGTTAGCGCCGCCCAGAACCGCATGGGCCGACCCTTGTCGGGCCCGTTTCTTGCGTCCGCCTTTGTTCTCCCCATGACAATGCCGAGGGGATCACGGGGCGAGAGTCACTCGGTATGGTGGCCCTTGAGTATGCGATCCATGGTGCCGTCCTGCTTCATCTGCCGGAACGTCGCTTCGAATTCCCCCGTTCTTTTTGCCAACGGATGCCCCTTGCGGATCAGGAGGTGAAACGGAAGCGATTCCAGTACGGATTCGGTTTCTATGATTTTGCCTTCAAGGCCCAGGCGGCGAATGTTTTCCCATGCGCCTGTCGGCCATTCGATGACGATGTCGCCGCGTTTGATGGCCAACATTTTCCATATGCGGGGAATTGTTGTGGTGGTGTAGACCTTGATGTCGTACGAGCTGATTTCGCGGTTGAATGCGCCGTTTCCCACATAGGTGATTACCGAGAGACCCTTTTGGGCGATGTCGTCTATGGTTTTCACGGATCGGATCGCATCGAGCCGCGGATGCCCGGCATACGTGAACAGATGGCGGTGTTTGACGTAGAACGGGGTCTTGTTGGTGACAGTGTATTCCAGCCGTTCTGTCGTGGGGACCGTGAGCAGGCCGTCCAGTTCCCCAAGCCGCACATTTTCCTGACACCGCCCCCAGGGGCATTGTGTCCATTCCACTTCAAGATTCATGCGTTTTGCGGCTTCCTGAATAATCTCATGGAAGAATCCGCAGACATTGCCCTCGTCGTTGTGCCAATGGAAGGGAGGGAATTCGGTATAGCCGATGCGCAGGACCTCCGCAGCCTTGGCCGGACAGGCAAACAGGATGAGTGCGGCCAACAATCCCAGGAAGAACTGTCCGGAGCGCCGTTGTGCCCGGCTGAAGGTATGACGGATGGTTGTCGACATGAGGAATGAATATCAGAATATCGTTGGAGCGAACTATTATTATGGTTCTGCGGGGTGGGTTCGTTGTTGCTGTTGTCCTGAAAAAATGAATCCGCACCCTATGCTGTCGAAAGTCGGATTGCCAGCAAATTGTTACCATATACGTTGATTTGGAGTGTTCATGTATGGGCGTGCGATAAAATACTGTTCACAAGGCATGGTTTCTGGTTTCATCAAAAGATCAAATGGCAGAAGAGTGAGCGCGTGTCTGGATACAGCTTCAGGGGTGGGCATGAGGTTTGGTTACTTTTTTTTCGGCATCGTTGTTGTGTTGTTTGCAACCAGTGCTGTGGCCGGGCAGGAAAGAGTGTTCGTGATACACAGTTATCACGAGGGAATGCCGTGGACCACGCAATGCAACCAAGGACTTGAGGCCGTTTTTCCTGACGACATGGTGGTTGAATACTGCTATCTGGATACCAAACGGATTCCTGAGAGCCGGTTTGCGCGTATGGCCGAAGCCGCCATGGAACGTGTGCGAACCTTCCGGCCGGACCTGATCATGCTCGGAGACGACAATGCCCTGGCCCTGCTCTGGAAGCCGTTAAGCGATTACGGTACGCCCGTGGTCTTTTTTGGCATCAACAAGAATCTCAGGCGGTATTTCAAGGAACTCCCCGCAAATATGACCGGCATACTGGAACGGCTTCCTCTTTTTCCATGGATCCGTTACCTGAAAGAAGTGATGCCCGAAGCGGCAAAGGCGCTGGTGCTCATGGATTCCAGCCGGACGGCCATGGCCATACGGGATGCCACCTTTGGCGGGCGGATAAATGTGTCCGTGGAAGGCGTTCACGTGGATTACATGATTGCTGCGGATTGGGACGTGTGGAAAGAAGCCATGCTTGGCGCAACGGAGTATGATTTCATCCTCATGCCCGTGTTCCATGCATTCAGGGACAGCCGGGGCGAGCATGTGTCTGTGGGGCGTGTGGTGCGCTGGGCGTCCGAAAACAGTCCGGTGCCGGTATTTGCCAGTCAGGACTATGCGGTGGGTGACGATGGTGTGGTTGGAGCCTATGTGATCAGCGGCGAGGAGCATGGCCGCATGGCTGCAGAATTGGCTCTGGGCATTCTTGATCTCAAATCTCCGCGGTTGCCCTTGGTCAACGGCAGCCAGAAGGGACAGTTCGTATTCAACCGCAGGCAACTGCAGCGATTTGGACTGGTTCTTCCCCTCGAAATCGAGAAGAGGACCATCTACCGTTCATCCATCGGCCAGTGACGGTGATGTCCGGAAAATTTTACCGCAAAGCGTTTTTTCGGGATGTTGAGGGTTCTCTTGATAAAACTTAACAATTCTGAATATTCACCCATTTTCAGGGCGTGAACTGAACAACCTTCCGCCTTTATTCGTGCCGAGATTCAACAATCTTTTTTGCCGCTAACTGGCCGACATGCCGTGGAAACAGTGTTCATTTTTCACGTGTTTGCCTCTGCCGGGAAACAGGCGGTCCGATTCCTTTTGTTTTGTTTGTGAAATGTCTCGCTGTTTCGCTTCAATGGGAATTGGGCGGTCTTGTCCTGGTCGGTATTTCTTCTCGGGCCTGTTCCTTGCT
Encoded proteins:
- a CDS encoding methyltransferase domain-containing protein — encoded protein: MDKKKRKDEIVDKRLEAGNYRHEIAMQVPEGSTRIFEYGFGDGSLLLGLERDRGCREMYGVEVSPHAIAQMDGLLDGAWLIDLNKPDAWLEEEYENFFNYILAPMSLEHTYDPWYVLKKFNKYLAHGGKVILQVPNAQSWTCLYHVLTGDFPYVSGGTWDYTHIRWYTLKSLVDIAFVAGFKVEMYIPEIPNNVDIARLQEKREMHVLRLPPPELGEMDLKPIDIAMPYDIGETYPLFLATSLIVTLVKDRTPEDCAPTPRDCYLESYRLITPNPLAHNPPLIAHPIVPSGFQRSLEKAKRLHEKMGKS
- a CDS encoding GNAT family N-acetyltransferase; the protein is MSDIRVRTMFAGEEDAVCELVNRSFMQAVAPGYSGDGIAEFRKHAQPEAMAARCENGNIVLVAEKDFETVGMIEMREEKHICFFFVDPDEQRQGIGRALLDEALVLCGESREITVNSSPNSVAVYERFGFLASGPEQEKNGIRFMPMTLKNPRASV
- a CDS encoding ABC transporter substrate-binding protein is translated as MIHSYHEGMPWTTQCNQGLEAVFPDDMVVEYCYLDTKRIPESRFARMAEAAMERVRTFRPDLIMLGDDNALALLWKPLSDYGTPVVFFGINKNLRRYFKELPANMTGILERLPLFPWIRYLKEVMPEAAKALVLMDSSRTAMAIRDATFGGRINVSVEGVHVDYMIAADWDVWKEAMLGATEYDFILMPVFHAFRDSRGEHVSVGRVVRWASENSPVPVFASQDYAVGDDGVVGAYVISGEEHGRMAAELALGILDLKSPRLPLVNGSQKGQFVFNRRQLQRFGLVLPLEIEKRTIYRSSIGQ
- a CDS encoding substrate-binding periplasmic protein, which produces MSTTIRHTFSRAQRRSGQFFLGLLAALILFACPAKAAEVLRIGYTEFPPFHWHNDEGNVCGFFHEIIQEAAKRMNLEVEWTQCPWGRCQENVRLGELDGLLTVPTTERLEYTVTNKTPFYVKHRHLFTYAGHPRLDAIRSVKTIDDIAQKGLSVITYVGNGAFNREISSYDIKVYTTTTIPRIWKMLAIKRGDIVIEWPTGAWENIRRLGLEGKIIETESVLESLPFHLLIRKGHPLAKRTGEFEATFRQMKQDGTMDRILKGHHTE